ACATATTTGGAGGTCAACCAAGAGGCATGTAAAATCCTGTCTAAATTCCATCCATTTTCTAGACGGCAACTGGTTTTATGCCGTCGGAGGTGTAACTTAAAAGTCGCAATATTCCTCTAACAAAGAGCACACTAACCCGATCACTGACATGATACATAATCATCTTCTTTCATATATGTCATGAAAAACAAAGATAGTAAGACGACCCTCACAACCACCAAATAAAGCATCCATTGCTATATAAGAGTGTGATTATCATCTCACCTTGCAAAGCATCCTTAACAACAGCTGCATGAGCGGGACTAACAAAATCCACAAAACAAAGTACTGATGGATCACCACCATGCTGCACGAGTTGCAAGGCGGTGATTTTACCAATAAATTAAGTAATAAATCACAAACATAAATCCAAGCAAAGGCTTACATATTTTGGCTCTTTCCTTATAAGTCTCAATTCTTGATAGCCTTCAAAGCAGCGAAACAGATCTGCAGAAAATGGAGTAAAGGAAACAACAGAGGAACTATAGGAGTAAAACCACTAGTTTGCATGTCGCAGAAGGATACGAGCAACTTCCCGCCGTCTACAGTCTGAAGGCAAACCCAGCACAAACAATGTCCTGGAAGCATCAGATGGAACAGAATTTGTTGGTATTCCACCCTGCAAAGTCATGCTTTGGCTATCCTTTCTTCTTGCTGGATTGGATCCCATAACACTGAGTTGAGCTGGATTGGATCCCATAAAACTGAGTTGAGCTGGATTGGATCCCGTAACACTGAGATCAACATGATGATCTTTAAATCCGCCATCCACAGACCGGGCAGATGTTCCCCCAATATGAGGCGACATTTTCTGTTCAATTGCAATAGTATGTCAGAGATACACAACACCCCTaaacagagaaagaaaagaaaaagggtaactAATTTGAGACCCCAAGTCTAGATTTTTAATAAGAACTGATTACCGAGCACTGGAGGTAAAAATCGTAGGATGCTCCAATGGGGTCAGTGTCTACAATTACACGGGTTTCTCCTCTTCCATCCCCACGAGCATAAAAACTTGAGAAACTAAGGCTGCTAGGGTCATCTGTGACGTGGCAGAAAATAGAAGTCCATATTATCCCGATTCACAAACCGACAAAATGATGGATATAGATTTAAGAAATGGAAATGCGAGTCAGGATTAGAAGGACAATAAATGATCTCGGCTATTTAAAATATACAATAGATACACCATCACCATACCTAACAAATAAAATTTGAGAACCACTATCATAGCTATCATCATTCTTGCCCTTTTCTTTCCACACCCAAAAACAGAAAAGGGCAACAGAGTCATATCAGTCACCTCATTTCTTATGcttcaattttaacgctattaTTATCTAAGAAACCACGCAAATTTGTATTTATTTCTCCTGCGGTATGGTATGGTTTTTCATACCATCCAACAAACACACATTTCCAAATCCTAAGCTTTTCACCGCACCCTTACAAAGACACGTACCACAACATTCTTGTTCTTTCAAAGAGCAATTTAGCACCAGAAAAGCATAAATTTCTAGCTGTGTGGGTGAGAGAGAAAGAGATAGGTATCTGTCCAGACCAACAAATAAACGAGACCTCCAATAAAGCTCTCCCCCACCAAGAAGAAGCACATCTCCGTAAAACCCATAGGTCAGGTTTGTAATAGCAAATCGACATACAGAAAATATAAGGGCGTGAAAAGCTAGGGGTATTCTGACCCCAGGTAAACAAGGCATCCAGATGAGCTATTTCTCCCCAAAATGAAACGATAGTCACTTTAAACCTAGCTCTCTAGCAATGTAGAAAACCAACGAAAGCGAAATTGAAAGCACAGAGATAAAAAGCGAGAGACGGGAATTAAAGTTGGTACCAAAGTCAGCTCGACGACGTTTAGCGGCAGCCACGGGAGGAGCCTCCGCAATCCCCTTTCCAGAAGCATTATACTTGTTGTAAGCCACTGCCGTCTCCGAAGGAGCCTCTGCGATCCTATTTCCAGAAGCATTGTACTTGTTGTAAGCCACTACCGTCTCCGAAGGAGCCTCCTCCGCGATCCTCTTTCCATAAACATCGTAATTGTTGGGAGCCACCGCCATCTCTCTACTGCTGTGAGGCCCAGCCATCTCTGATCTCTCGCTACTAGCCAAGACAGTGATCTGAGTCGGTGGAATTTATATCCAGGAGCA
This portion of the Coffea arabica cultivar ET-39 chromosome 2e, Coffea Arabica ET-39 HiFi, whole genome shotgun sequence genome encodes:
- the LOC113729895 gene encoding RNA-binding protein 2 — translated: MAGPHSSREMAVAPNNYDVYGKRIAEEAPSETVVAYNKYNASGNRIAEAPSETAVAYNKYNASGKGIAEAPPVAAAKRRRADFDDPSSLSFSSFYARGDGRGETRVIVDTDPIGASYDFYLQCSKMSPHIGGTSARSVDGGFKDHHVDLSVTGSNPAQLSFMGSNPAQLSVMGSNPARRKDSQSMTLQGGIPTNSVPSDASRTLFVLGLPSDCRRREVAHLFRCFEGYQELRLIRKEPKYHGGDPSVLCFVDFVSPAHAAVVKDALQGYKFDELDPLSVRLILQFARHPAARLAGGYR